The sequence below is a genomic window from Bacteroidales bacterium MB20-C3-3.
ATAAACTTGAGGCAGAGCATATCTTTGCCTCAAGTTTTACTCACAAAAAAATCAAATATTACAACAATGAAGAAAGTAACTTTAGTTCTGTCAGTTCTTACACTCCTTTTTGCTACCGGTGCAATGGCACAAAACAATCCGGCTCTGTTCGGAAACAACAGCAAGCACATCAGAGCAGGTATCGGTCTTAACTCATACGGAATTCCTATAGAGGTATCCTATGATCAAGGCTTCAAACAGAATCTTTTTGGTGTGAATAAACTGAATCTTGGCCTTGGAGGCTATCTGGGATACTATGGACACAATGAAAAAATCGGTTATATACCAAGTTCAGGTGACTATGGATATAAATATTCACATATCGTTATAGGTGCCAGAGGTCTGTTTCACTACCCTTTCATTCCAAAAATTGACACCTATGCAGGGATTATGCTTGGATACAACATCGCCAGCTCAAGATACTACGGTGCGGGAATAGATCCGGGTAATGCGGCAGCAGGCGGACTGGCCTTTGGTGGTGTAGTTGGAGCTCGTTACCAGTTTAACTCCAAATGGGGTGTGTATGCAGAGGCAGGTTATTCAATATCTTATTTAAGCTTTGGAGTTGTATACAGTCTGTAATTTCAGGTCAATAATCTTTTTTATAGTGCTGATGCTTTCTTCTGCTTACAGATCTGAGGCCCAAAGCACTCCTTTTGAAGTTAAATCAACAGGCTACACTATTTTGGTAAATAGTAAGCCTGTTGATTTTAATTTATATAATATTCACAATTCACAATATTGTCTGATTGAAGATCTGGCAAGGGCAATGCCGGGCATCTTTGATGTAGAGGTTAAAACAGCAAGAAACCGGGACGAGACACAGTATCTTCAGTTTTGGATTACTTCCGGAAAGAGGCAAGGCGGAACAACACTTGTCTCACGGGGAAAAAGCTATCGAGCACAAAGTGTTTACGCCCATCTTTATTATAATGGTCAGAGAGCCCCTTCTACACCCTATATAATAAACAATGGATATTATTTTAAACTGGCAGATCTTTTAAGGCTACTTGACATTGAACTTATTATCAACAATACAAAGCAAATAATAGAAATAAACACAGGTAATCCATATATTCTCCCTGCTCCCAAAATTCCACAGCCAAGTCCGGCTCCTAAAAAATGGACAAGAATTCCTGCAAATGTTGGTGTGGCAATTTCTCAGTTAAATGGTTACTTTGATGTAAACAGCTCAACGCTCCTGTTTAATCACACTGTTGAAGATCATTTATCTGCAAATGCTCTTGTCCTCGTAAATATCCCAACAGGCAGGAGAATTGAGCTCCCGTTTGATGAAAAAGAGAACTCATTCGGAGGTATATTCAGAGGATTTTCCGAGGGTTGGGTGCAAGTTATAGCAAGGGTTGGAGAGGAGAGACTTTTTACCTATGTCAATGCCTGCGGAGAGGTAATAAACCCAAAAATGCTCTTCACAACAGCAAGAGCATTTGAGAATGGATTTGCATTTGTTACCTACAAAGAAAACGGAGCAGATTACTCAGGAGTAATTAATCATAACGGGGAGCTGGTTGTTGCTGTTGCCGGGAAATATGAGAATGCTCAATTCGGGAATGGATTTTTTGGCTTCCAAACTACCCTTTTTGGGATTGATGGCAAAAGGATTAATCTTTCACAAGAGAGGGCGCGCGAACTTGAGAGTCCGGGATACAAACGCTCTGAGGCAGAGAATTTTGAACATCATCGTAAAGAGTATGACAGAAGCCGGTACTGTGGATATAATCGGTTTTTAGTTGAGAAAAACGGAAAAACAAAAGTTGTTGATAGTAAAAATAAAACAGTTTTTGAATCCGATTCCGGAATGGATTTTATAAGCCCTCTTTTTGCCTGGGGAAGGCTGTTTTTCAGATCAAAGGGAGTAGTTGATCATAACGGAAAACGAATCCTTGATAACAAGTATGATGTTATTGAACCTGTTGACGGGGAGGCATTTTTAACAATTATTGATAATAAGGAGCAAAACCTGATTGGAATTGATGGTAAGGTGTTGGCAACCAGCTCAAATCCCTCTCTTTGGGCTCTTTGTAACTCCGTTTTAATCACTAATAAAGTATACCATTTCAAATCAGAAATTCAGCCGGGGGATGTTGTTATGATATACTCAAACATGGACCTTACAAAGACCATAGCCACAAGCAAGCTGAAAAGTCTGGTTGAAAGCCGGCCTTCCACACAGCGCTGGCTCAGGCCTACCCATACCGAGGCACAGAGGATAGTGAAGAGCCCGGAAGGGAATGCATTGCAGGTAATAGCCCTTGAGGCTCTATACAAAAATTGGTTTAGTTCTGAAAAAGAGACTGAATGATTAAAAAAATATTTATACTTCTGGTCCTGTTAACGGGGATTTCACGGCTGGCATTAACGCAAAACAGCCATGCAATTTCAAAACCGGCTTATGTATATGTAAACGGAGTACAAAATCATGTTGAAGCCTTTATTCTGAATGGTGAAATCTTTTACAAAATTCAGGATATTGCTGCTCTTTTTACAGATCTTATTCCCCGGTTTTCATATAAAGCAGAGGCTGGGCAGATTGAGATATTCAGGAATATAAATCACACACCTGACGGAAGTGAACTGTTTGCATCCAGACCGGGAAAATACGCTGCTGCAATTTATGCATCTGCCGTTATTGACGGAGGAAAGAGCATAAAGGCCGATGTATTTATTATCAGAGAGAACTACTGCCTCTCAGAATCTGATCTGGCAAGATTGCTTAATGTGGGAAGAAAGCCACTCCCCCATTCCGGGTACGCAGGAGTAGAATTTGCCACAAACTTTGTATACTCACCTTCAATAGGGGATATGAAAATAAAAGAGCCGGAGGAGGTGGGCAATATATCATTCAACCTTGGCCGCTGGGGAATCGGCCTTGAATACAAAGGGTATATATTTTTCATTCACAAAAATGCCATTTTCAGAATCAAGAGTGATGGTACAGGCCTTAAGGAGTTTAAAGTCAAGGCTGCCCACTCACTTAACGGCTACAGGGAGAGAATCTACTTTTATGCATATGGCTATACAGTTAAGTCTGTAAATCTTGACGGAGAAGATTTGAGAACGGAAATATGCCCATTGTATGCAATGAATATGGGATTAGAGAGCCAGGAACCTCACTCCATAACCTATTTTGGAGATATGGTAATGGTAAAGTACAATAACAAACTTCAAAACGGACAATGGACAGATGAGATAAGGTGGTATGCAACCTCAGGCCGCTCAGAAGGTGTTATCTACAGGATAAACAGTGAAAAAAGGGTCATTGGAGACTTTTTTCTCGACAAGAACTATGTCTACTTTAGTGTCAACTGGGCAAACAGAAAGGATATCAACAAGCCCGGAAATCTCAGTGAAAAGGAGTCACTTGTGGAGAGAAATATCTCTCAGGTTTTCAAAGCAGGAGATAAAATGTATTTCAAAGGCAGTGATGACAATCTGATGTACTCAATGCCACTGGGTAGCAAATCCGGTATTAAGAGAGTCTCCGGAGTCACCGTAAACCGCTTCTTTGTAAAGGGCAATATAGTTATCTTTCAGAAGCAGGAAGGCCTTTACACAATGAATCTCAATGGTTCAGGAGAGAAAACTCTTATTTCAAAAGGGGTCAGAAATTTTAATGTTGCAGGAGATTGGATTATCTTCAGCGAAAGAGAGAATACAAGCTTAGGGGCAAGGGTGGGGCTGATAAGTATTGATGGCTCAAAAACTGTAAAATTGCCTTAATTATTATAGATAAGCTTGGTTAGTTCAATAAACTCCTCAACGCTTAACTGTTCCGGGCGCATCCCAAACAGATAACTTTCAGGAGGAGTTCTCCCCTCCAGAAGCTGTTTTACAGAGTTTCTGACTGCTTTGCGTCTCTGGTTGAACGAGGCTTTTACAACCTTTTTAAATAGTTTCTCATCGCAACCAAGTATTTCACGGGAGTTTCTCTTTAGTGAAATTACTGCAGATTTAACCTTTGGGGGGGGGATAAAGCTACCGGGTTCCACTGTAAAGAGGTAGTCAATATCATACCACGCCTGGAGCAAAACCGAGAGAATCCCGTAACTTTTGTTCCCCGGAGGAGATGCAAGCCTCTCTGCAACCTCTTTCTGAAGCATGCATACAATTTGAGGGACCTGCTCCCTGTAATCAAGCAGTTTAAAGAAAATCTGTGAAGATATATTGTAAGGAAAATTCCCAATCACAGAAAAGCTACCCTTAAAAATTTCTCCAAGATCCATATTGAGGAAATCACCCTCAAGCAGATTTTCACCCATCTGAGGATAATTTTTCTTCAAATACTCTATTGACTCTCTGTCAATCTCTGATGCTCTGAATGTTATATTCCCCAGATTTACAAGATGCTGAGTAAGAACCCCTGTTCCTGGTCCAATCTCCAGCACATCTGCAGATAGGTTTAGATCAAGTGACTCTACAATCCTCTCAGCAATTTTCTGATCCTTCAGAAAGTGCTGCCCCAGTGATTTTTTTGCCTTTACATACATATTGCAAAGGTAGTAAAATAATAAGGCCCCTGCTCTTTACCAGCTTCGTGTTATTCTAAGCACAACCGGCAGGTGATCACTAATACCTCCGTTATATCTTGGGCCGATAAAACTCCTTTTAGGTTTAACGCCCAGAAAAGCTCTGTCCTTTTCAAGAAGATGGGGATGAGAATAGATAAATGATGAGGTATCTGTACAGAAAACCGGTTCTAAGTTGTTCACCATATTTGCTGAGACCATAAAATGGTCAATTGTCTCCCATTTTCCGTTGTACTTTATTGTTCCAGGGGCTCCTCTTTTTACAGGAGAGAGAATATTAAGAGGTCGTACCATTGGAGATACTAAATCAGCCTCTTCATTAAGATCCCCCATAGCAATAATATTTGCTGATTGATTGATCGCAAGTATTGAGTCAACCTCCCCGGTAAAAGCGGCAGCGGCAGCCTCTCTCAGAGGAGTGGATGCTCTCACTCCTCCCCATTTGGATGGCCAGTGCATAACAAAGAGGTGGAGTGTATCCAGATGGTCAAGAACCCCCTTTACATAAAGAATGCTTCTGGTTCTCAAAAGCTCCCCTTCATTATTAATGACTGGCTTAAACTTTCTGTACAGAACCTTGAATCTCTCTTTTTTGTAGAAAAGAGCAACATCAATTCCTCTGTGGTCAGGCGATTCGGCGTGAACAATTCCGTACTCTCCCCTGGCTAGAGCGGTAACATTTACCAGACGCCAGGCTACCTGGAAATTTTCTATCTCTGAAACCCCTATGATTACCGGCAAATTACCCTCTGATGCTATAAAAATGTGTTTGGCGACTCTGTTAACTTTTTCGTAAAAACGGACAGAGGATGTAAATAGATTTTCAAGGTTCCAGAATATCATAATGCAATCCTCTCCCGTACGGAACAGAACAGAAATAAGCAAAGACAGAAGTATGGTTTTCATGTTTCAAATTTATTAATCGTTGTTCAATCATAATGTTTTGCAGTTTATATATATCTGATTATGAATAAGAATCCCTCCATTTTAGAAATAATGGTATTTTTTGTCTAATTTCGCAGCCTCAAATAATTAAAATAGAATTTTATGGCATTGAAATGCGGAATAGTGGGACTGCCCAATGTGGGAAAATCTACACTTTTCAATTGTATAAGCTCAGGAAAGGCACAATCTGCCAATTTTCCATTCTGTACAATTGAACCAAACATAGGCTCCACAATTGTTCCGGATGAGAGACTCCAGGTGCTGGAAAAACTTGTTAAACCAAACAGAGTTGTTCCTGCAACAGTTGAGATAGTTGATATTGCAGGCCTTGTCAAAGGGGCCAGCAAAGGAGAGGGGCTTGGTAATCAGTTTCTTGCAAACATCAGAGAGACCGATGCAATTATACATGTTCTAAGGTGCTTTGATGATCCAAATATTGTACATGTTGACGGCAATATTAACCCTGTAAGAGATAAAGAGATTATTGACACAGAGCTTCAGATTAAAGACCTTGACACTGTTGAAAACAGAATTGGCAAAGTTCAGAAGCAGGCTCAGACAGGTGGAGATAAAAATGCCAAAAGGATGTATGATATTCTGGTTAAATTCAGGGAGGCTTTAATGCAGGGAAAATCGGCCAGAACTGTAGTTTTTGAAAACGCTGAGGATGAGAAAATGGCAAAAGAGCTCTTCCTTCTGACCAATAAACCTGTTCTGTATGTCTGCAATGTTGACGAAGGTGCCGCAAAAACCGGAAACAACTATGTAGAGATGGTAAAGGAGGCAATAAAGGATGAAGATGCCCAGATGCTTGTTGTTGCAGCCAAAATTGAATCTGAGATTGCAGAACTTGAGAGTTTTGAGGAGAGGGAAATGTTCCTTACAGAGCTTGGCCTGGACTCTTCCGGTGTGGCCCGGCTTATCAGAACGGCCTATGCTCTTCTTAATTTACAGACATATTTTACCGCCGGAGTACAGGAGGTAAGAGCATGGACCTTCCCAAAAGGGGCAAAGGCTCCCCAGGCAGCAGGAGTTATCCATACAGACTTTGAAAAAGGCTTTATACGGGCCGAGGTTATCAAGTATGAGGACTATGTAAAATACGGCTCTGAAAACGCCTGTAAAGAGGCAGGAAAGATGGGTGTAGAGGGCAAGGAGTACATTGTCCAGGACGGAGACATAATGCACTTCAGATTTAATGTGTAGAAACAATATACAATAATCATAAAAGAGAGGCTGCCCCGGTTACAGGACAGCCTCTCTCTTGTTAATATTCGTATGTAGGTCTAGAAGAACTTAAGTCTGTTATCTTTTACCTTACCGGTTTTCTCAAATATACTCTGGAGTTGCTGCAGTTTGTATGAGAACATCTGTCCACTTCTCATTTTTGCATCCTGCTCTGTGAAGAACTCTCCCTGAACTCTTGCGTCTACATTCAATACATAGATGCCTAAGTTTCCTTTAACAGGACCTGTCAGTTTGTTTTCAGGA
It includes:
- the ychF gene encoding redox-regulated ATPase YchF, with protein sequence MALKCGIVGLPNVGKSTLFNCISSGKAQSANFPFCTIEPNIGSTIVPDERLQVLEKLVKPNRVVPATVEIVDIAGLVKGASKGEGLGNQFLANIRETDAIIHVLRCFDDPNIVHVDGNINPVRDKEIIDTELQIKDLDTVENRIGKVQKQAQTGGDKNAKRMYDILVKFREALMQGKSARTVVFENAEDEKMAKELFLLTNKPVLYVCNVDEGAAKTGNNYVEMVKEAIKDEDAQMLVVAAKIESEIAELESFEEREMFLTELGLDSSGVARLIRTAYALLNLQTYFTAGVQEVRAWTFPKGAKAPQAAGVIHTDFEKGFIRAEVIKYEDYVKYGSENACKEAGKMGVEGKEYIVQDGDIMHFRFNV
- a CDS encoding DUF5050 domain-containing protein; protein product: MIKKIFILLVLLTGISRLALTQNSHAISKPAYVYVNGVQNHVEAFILNGEIFYKIQDIAALFTDLIPRFSYKAEAGQIEIFRNINHTPDGSELFASRPGKYAAAIYASAVIDGGKSIKADVFIIRENYCLSESDLARLLNVGRKPLPHSGYAGVEFATNFVYSPSIGDMKIKEPEEVGNISFNLGRWGIGLEYKGYIFFIHKNAIFRIKSDGTGLKEFKVKAAHSLNGYRERIYFYAYGYTVKSVNLDGEDLRTEICPLYAMNMGLESQEPHSITYFGDMVMVKYNNKLQNGQWTDEIRWYATSGRSEGVIYRINSEKRVIGDFFLDKNYVYFSVNWANRKDINKPGNLSEKESLVERNISQVFKAGDKMYFKGSDDNLMYSMPLGSKSGIKRVSGVTVNRFFVKGNIVIFQKQEGLYTMNLNGSGEKTLISKGVRNFNVAGDWIIFSERENTSLGARVGLISIDGSKTVKLP
- the rsmA gene encoding 16S rRNA (adenine(1518)-N(6)/adenine(1519)-N(6))-dimethyltransferase RsmA; translated protein: MYVKAKKSLGQHFLKDQKIAERIVESLDLNLSADVLEIGPGTGVLTQHLVNLGNITFRASEIDRESIEYLKKNYPQMGENLLEGDFLNMDLGEIFKGSFSVIGNFPYNISSQIFFKLLDYREQVPQIVCMLQKEVAERLASPPGNKSYGILSVLLQAWYDIDYLFTVEPGSFIPPPKVKSAVISLKRNSREILGCDEKLFKKVVKASFNQRRKAVRNSVKQLLEGRTPPESYLFGMRPEQLSVEEFIELTKLIYNN